The bacterium genome contains a region encoding:
- a CDS encoding sigma-70 family RNA polymerase sigma factor yields MAKKNKKKLHRKAIKHAGKNKKKAARKIKKTKTAKKLFKKKLKKRAHSPKRKAIKRKKVSKKAPKKVKKTKEALLALEKEKEIAINDLIARGRDRGFVTEGEILAAIGDIENHLDSLENLYKKLEESNIRIEAGKVVISMTDAENVEAAEKKTAVSVPDIAKEIPPDEISTNSVQMYLKEIGKVSLLSAQEEVELAKRIEKDDEAAKKRLAEANLRLVVSIAKKYVGRSHNLTLLDLIQEGNIGLFRAVEKYDWRKGYKFSTYATWWIRQAITRALADQSRTIRIPVHMVETINKFAQITRHLVQDLGREPLPEEIASEMGLEVEKVRYIMKISQDTISLETSVGEENDESTLGDFIEDTETILPNQSAARKLLKDYITEILVKVSPREQKILKMRFGLEDGITHTLEEIGQEFGVTRERIRQIEAKALDRIKKHPEAKKLLDYF; encoded by the coding sequence ATGGCGAAAAAAAATAAAAAAAAGCTGCACCGCAAAGCGATAAAACATGCCGGTAAAAACAAAAAGAAGGCGGCGCGAAAAATCAAGAAAACGAAAACCGCAAAAAAACTTTTTAAGAAAAAGTTAAAAAAGCGCGCCCATAGCCCAAAGCGGAAAGCCATTAAGAGAAAAAAAGTTTCGAAAAAAGCGCCTAAGAAAGTAAAAAAAACCAAGGAAGCCCTTTTGGCTTTGGAAAAAGAAAAAGAGATCGCCATCAATGACCTGATCGCTCGGGGCAGGGACAGAGGTTTTGTGACGGAAGGGGAAATTCTGGCCGCGATCGGCGATATTGAAAATCATCTTGATTCGCTGGAAAATCTATATAAAAAACTGGAAGAATCAAATATCCGGATCGAGGCGGGCAAAGTGGTGATCTCAATGACAGACGCCGAAAACGTGGAAGCCGCGGAGAAGAAAACCGCTGTTTCGGTTCCGGACATTGCCAAGGAAATACCGCCGGACGAGATCAGCACCAATTCCGTGCAAATGTATCTGAAAGAGATCGGCAAGGTTTCGCTTTTGAGCGCGCAGGAAGAAGTTGAGCTGGCCAAGAGAATTGAAAAAGACGATGAAGCGGCCAAGAAAAGATTAGCCGAGGCGAATTTGCGCCTGGTGGTCAGCATTGCCAAAAAATATGTGGGTAGGAGCCATAATCTGACCTTGCTCGACCTAATACAGGAAGGAAATATCGGTTTGTTCCGGGCGGTGGAAAAATACGATTGGCGGAAAGGCTATAAGTTTTCCACTTATGCCACTTGGTGGATCAGGCAGGCGATCACGAGAGCGCTGGCTGATCAGTCGCGCACGATCAGGATCCCGGTGCATATGGTGGAGACGATTAATAAATTCGCGCAGATCACCCGCCACCTGGTGCAGGATCTGGGCCGCGAGCCATTGCCGGAAGAGATCGCCAGCGAAATGGGATTGGAAGTGGAAAAAGTCCGCTATATTATGAAAATTTCGCAAGACACTATTTCTTTGGAAACTAGCGTGGGCGAAGAGAACGACGAGAGCACGTTGGGGGATTTTATTGAAGACACGGAAACGATTTTGCCCAATCAGTCGGCGGCGCGAAAATTATTAAAAGATTATATCACGGAAATTTTAGTGAAAGTGAGTCCGCGCGAGCAGAAGATCTTGAAAATGCGATTCGGTCTGGAAGATGGAATTACTCACACCTTGGAAGAGATCGGCCAGGAATTCGGTGTGACCCGCGAGCGTATTCGCCAGATCGAGGCCAAGGCGCTGGACCGGATCAAGAAACATCCGGAAGCCAAGAAGCTACTTGATTATTTTTAA